The genomic region AGGTACGCGAAGAGCAGGCGTCCCTGCCGTCCCGGCAGCGCGCCGTCGAGGCGCTCGCCGTCGCGCTCGATCACCAGTGGTCCGCACACCTGGACCCGCGTGGTCGCCACCGACGCCAAGGTCACACCAACATTCTGGCAATCACGCCGTCGTACAACGAGCGAGGGAGATCCCGATGGCCAGGGTGATCAGGTGCGAGTGCGGATTCGTCGCCCGGGGCGAGACCGACGACGAGGTGGTCGCGGGCATCCGCGAGCACATGCGGACGGACCATCCGGTCCTGCTCGAGACCGTCGGCCACGACGACCTCCTCGGTTGGATCGAGCTCGAGTGAGCACCCGACGGAGGTGGACGATGGAGATGCTCGACGACTTCATGGCCGCGCGCGACGACGCGCTGGTCGGGCCGGACTGGCTCGAGGCACACCTGGACGATCCCGACGTGCGCGTGGTCGAGGTGGACGTGAACGCCACCGCGTACGGCGACGGGCACATCCCGGGCGCCGTCCTCTGGGACATCTACACCGATCTGAAGGAC from Acidimicrobiia bacterium harbors:
- a CDS encoding DUF1059 domain-containing protein, with the translated sequence MARVIRCECGFVARGETDDEVVAGIREHMRTDHPVLLETVGHDDLLGWIELE